Part of the Nymphalis io chromosome 8, ilAglIoxx1.1, whole genome shotgun sequence genome, ttttaaaagtttttatcttCTTAAATATGCTTATCTTAGTAATAATATGAAGataaatggttattttttttgctGATTCGTTTATCGGGATAACGcaaataatactaagtaattCACAAGTTTTGAACACtgttctataaattttattactgcaagaaagttttaatgttttctcaagtgtaattataaaatgaatgatatttattaaaagtcttGACCCGGCAACTAATTTATCGATAATATTGCGATAAGGCGATGGTACGCCTTTTATTGTTCACAAACAAGATTGTTTTATCTTTGTTCAGCTATAGCCATACTGAGTTACACTATCACATTCGTTCATAACTGGTTTACTCATGAACCGTGTACTGTGTCGTAGTGCCATAACTCTTTTGCGTTTGCGATTGCCAATGGCTAGAAACGCATCCACCTACCTAATAGACGATCCTAAATATTCCTTTTTAAAGGATTTAGGTTTGGAAAAGAACAATGTAGGTGTGTTCAATGGAAAATGGAAGGCGAATGGTcaggtaatttatatttttattgattgtctggtaaatcaaattaaatgtatttacaatattgaTCACAATATGTAAAACAaccattcatatttaattttccgATAGGTAATCCAATCTTATAGTCCGGCAAATGGAAAAATTATCGCTGAAGTGCAATCGGCTAGTCAGGCTGACTACGAGTCTTGTGCTACAGCTGCTCAAGATGCGTGGCATGCTTGGTCAGAAATGCCAGCTCCTGCGAGAGGAGAGATCGTTAGGCAAATTGGTGATGCGCTCAGAGAAAAATTACAACCGCTCGGACAATTAGTTTCTTTAGAAATGGgtaagacaaaaatattatccCTTAAGGCAATGTGATTGATAGTAACATCTTgaacgtataataataatacatagctATTTGACTAATGTAAAACTTTTTTGTGCAATAGGAAAGATTCTACCCGAGGCCATCGGAGAAGTTATTGAATATATTCACGTTTGTGACTTAGCACTCGGCTTATCTCGCACATTACCTGGGACTATCTTTCCTTCGGAGCGTCCAGGACACGTGCTTATCGAGAAATGGAACCCTCTGGGCGCTATTGGCATAATTACTGCATTCAACTTTCCAGTTGCCGTTTTCGGATGGAACAGCGCTATCGCTATGGTGGGTGTATGAGTTATTACACTACAACgtagatttttaaaatcaaatcacaTCAGTAAaactttgattttaaaatatcaaatcattaTGTCTATtggttttaatttcttttactttattaatgaaaagattgaacaagtttttaatttactttatcagAATCTACTTAGTAATAAGGTGTTATCTTATCTAGCACACATTAGGTTATGTCACTAATGTTAATCACTAGCAGCACAGTATTTGTCTTCAACGAAAATACATtagaaaaaaactaatatgtttAGGGttaaatcaaaatgttttcGTTTTAACCATAATTTTCAGATGtaggtaaaatataatataaattcataaactAAAAAACCAAGCAAATTATATAAACCCGTAATAATAACggttttccatttataaatctCTGGTAACTCTTTACATTGGAGCGAGATACcgtattttaagttaaaattaaaaaaaaatgccgcGTTTAGGTCTGTGGAGACGTCAGCGTATGGAAACCATCAGACACCACTCCCCTCACCGCAGTGGCAGTCACTAAGATAGTCGAGAGCGTACTCGTCAAGAACAACATCCCTGGGGCGGTGGCGGCGCTCTGTGTCGGTGGGAAGGACGTTGGACAGACGCTCGTGCGCGACCACAGGATGAAACTTGTGTCGTTTACTGGAAGTACGGCCGTGGGACAGGAGGTAATATAGCTTTACTTAGAGAATTGTAATGGATTATATCTTTCTAAACCGATCGCGTTAAATACTTTGGTATCGTAGCTAGCAAGTATGGCAGCAAGTTATGATGTTTCAGATTATACCCGGGCTTGAATACCGAATCGAGCCAATGaaagttattatgtttttttgttaagaaattctCCGTAGCAACCGGGAGATACACAGCTGTTAGTGTTAGTGAAGCCGATTTTTCTGCGTCTGATCTCTCTTCTGTCATGTCTGATTGCTATCTATCTATTATATAGGTAGGTGTGGAGGTGCAGAGACGTTTCGGCCGTCACCTGCTGGAGCTAGGAGGCAACAACGCAATCATAGTGAACTCAGACGCCAACGTGGAGCTGTTGCTAAACGCGGCGCTTTTCGCATGCGCGGGCACGGCTGGCCAGCGCTGCACCACCACGCGCCGTTTGCTCATACATGAGCGAGTGAGTAGGACTTTACTTATAATATCGAAGATCTTCGAATAGTGCAGATACacgtttttctttaaataaaattaaatcaatataatgtaattaaaatttccgAAACAGCTATTCCCTGAAGTAGTATCAAGATTGAAGAAGGCATACGCGAGTGTGCTGCCTAAGATTGGTGATCCCCTGCTGAATGAGACGTTGATTGGTCCGCTGCATACGCCGGCCGCTGTCGAAGCCTATAAGAGAACAGTCGCTGAAGCCGTCAAGCAAGGAGGAACCATTGAGTTCGGAGGAAAGGCAAGACGATTGAATTAACTAAAAtgtcacaaatatttaaatatctgtgAGTTACGTTGATTTGTTAAACAGtgattttcaaatcaataatgatagaaagagagaaattagtcTTTAACttaacagccgctaagcaacgtttataagtaaggccatgaAGTAGGTTCCGACCCTGTCGTACATAATACTTATctcaaagttaaattaatgtgacaGGACTTAAAGTATAACTTTTTCTTGGTTGTGAAGTTTAAAATACTGAAATTTGTTTAGGTTAGAACCCGATATGGAATTACTAAACGTTCATTTCACTCTGATTCTTCTATCGGTCAGCGATAGAATTTCAAGGGTTGACgtaatatatatgtgttatatataacatagttacatatattaagatattacaaaattatgatatttattgtgtactttattgtatatatttgaaagTTACTTTTCTAATCATGTAAAAAAATGTCTGCAATACTATCACCATTTATTGTGCATTTAAGTTTAAATCTAGAATTCGTCTTTTAGGTTATTGAGCGCGAAGGATACTTCGTGGAGCCAACAATAATTACGGGATTGCCCCACGACTCCCCGCTGGTAAAGTCAGAATGTTTTGCGCCTATCGTGTACTGCATCAAGATCCCTGACCTGGATACTGGTATTCAGTACAACAATGAAGTCGACCAGGGCCTATCCTCTAGTCTTTTCACTGAAAATTTGGCGGATGTATTTAAGGTAACACCTCCAACTTCTACATTCTTTCTAATATTCCTTTCCGACTCAGCAAACAGTTTTGAAAAGGTTTATAGGCATAAGagcaaagaatatatttaataaaaaaatcaactaaaacttttatattatttttttacaaatacaaatatcatttttaaagtataacaaCTTAATTCTAATCACTAATAGTATAATATTGTTACTTCTCTAAGCTCGTAACAATATTGTCgtcgtatgtataaaaaatccgttcatttataaagaaaaatggcTACTGATTAGTTTTCTAACTGGTGATTCTCTCACAGTGGATCGGACCCCATGGGTCGGATTGCGGCATCGTAAACGTGAACATCCCGACAAATGGCGCCGAGGTGGGCGGAGCATTTGGCGGGGAGAAGGCTACAGGCGGCGGGCGAGAGTGTGGCTCCGACAGCTGGAAGAACTACATGCGCCGTTCTACCGTCACTATCAACTACTCCGGCACCATCAAGCTTGCTCAGAACATTCAGTTTGGAGATTagtgatattatattttgtgtttactTTTCCTCAAGTGTAATTCTAAAACGAGAGATCGATGTGGGACAATATATTGACTTAATTCTTTaagtttaaagatattttttgttcCAATGAGTATTTGCAgcatttgatattaatatatgaagCTTATTTAGTTAATCATATTAGATTGAAGCTCGACTGAAAGCTAGGTGAAGActgataaactttaaaataaatgattcttataaaaaattgttttattttccaaatttataatatttacaacattttaaagTATGCATCTTTACTAAAAGTTCATTGATATAGTTAGACAATTTTcagtcatattattatttttaagttcatGAATGTATATGATTTATCTTCCATAAGTCGACAGCAATGTCTCTAGTTTGTTGTCTATGGAACTTGTAAGTTGCTGGTAAGTTGTATCGAAGTTCTGCAATGACACTTCCTTTTACACCCCAttctttaattttcttttgtatatgaGTTCTGTAAAAAAAGGCTAATTATAAAAGGTATTACCACAAatgaattttatgtaaattaatcttGAACATAATGTATTCAAGTACATATTCAGTTGTCTACATtcgaaagtattataatatactaaataaagaaatcattagcataaattattactacacaatattttatgttagtgtgcttataatttaactCAATTGGACCCGATATACATATACCCCAATACTATAACAATATtagtcatttataatttttgcggCAACTTATAATCtgagtaaatttattataaaacaaaagaaaaactttttatacacactggatagtttttaattataaaataataccttgTTGATGATTTATGTAGGGAGTAAACACTGTCACAAGTGAGATCCAAACCCATCCTGAGAAACTTCATATCTATACCAGCATTATTTTTAGTGCCAAATGGTGGGTTCATTAACACTGAGTCAAAATAATTTTCCCATCTAAAATATGattgatgtaaattaatatttgcttaaataatCTCTGTTGATAAGCatatttttgacataaattaGCCATTTACAACCATTGATGTCCAAATTATctcatgttttaaatatattaataaaaaaaagattttttgctTATTGCCATaggattgttttattttctaatggCGATTGATTTTGTAATTCAAAACTATATTactgaaatttattaaagaatatgtGTTTCTTATTTAACATACCTACAATGTTTTGAATTAAGAAAATCACACTGAATAGCATCAATACTCGGAATTTCCATTTCTTCAATGTTTTCTTCTAAAACCTCTAAGGCACTATCATCAATGTCCATCGCTACAACCATTCCTGCTCCCAACAGTGATGCACCAATACTCAACATACCTGGCCCACAACCAGCATCTAGGACTAACTTATTCTCAAGAGCTTCATATTGAGTCTATAAAGAGGGGAAAAGAATTAGGGTTTGTAGATAAGGAAATAACGAACAACTGCATAGTGTAGATAAGTAGCTGTCTTTTGTCATAAaaaggatattataattatagtaaaatacaaACCTGCATGGTGTAAAGAGCCACAGCAGCTATATGAGCTGGTGTTTCATACTGTTCAAGCTCTATTTTAGGTTCTGAAAATCCAGAAAGGGTACCTAAATGACCCTCGAGAGTTTTCAGTTTCATGAGTGCAGACATGTTAATTTCACTTATTATCAAATCTTGGTAGAACTGGTAGTATTTGGTTACCAAATGAAGAGTCTTGTGAAACAAAGAAGCCACAAGATGTTGCGTTTGCGTGCTGCAAGGCAGCTCTATGACTTGTATTAACAATATTAGCTTCAGGCAGCTGTGGAAAACCCTGAAAATGGCATACGAAAAAGTTACCACTATTttgaaaatcaaaaacaaaagtataagtAGATTATTTTCAGAGAGAGTATATGGCcctgatttaaattatttcaaagcaTTTATTACTTACAGCTGTAGCAGAAAGTGGAGGAATAGAACACATAGGCAGCTGGCTTACAGGACTTGGTTGGGTTAAGGAAATTGTGGTGGCAGTAAGAGGCGCCACAGCTCCCTGCTTCAACAGCATCTGCTTTTTAAGCTGAAGTTCCTCTAATATCTTTCTATTAGTTAGTTCTAGaagtaaatagaaaaagaaCTTAAATGAtgctagttattatattataattaactaaataaaaaccttaCTAACCTCTTTGTGCATTAGGCTGAGGAAACGCCATCTAATACAATACGTAACCCAAAGATGTATAGtgaatcatataatattaagcagacagtttttagaaaaataagaaGAATTCGTAAACAGTGGAAGTCATTATCTGTTACggttttcgtttaatttttagttgtgatttaaaaaaacgtagtggataaatagtttttaacaatttttatcgCAGAGCTGACATTTGTCAACATTCAAGTTGACATTAACAAAATGGCTAGAAATTAGAAATTGTATCTATGGCCTATCGCGTGCTTCGTGCACACATCACACTCGAACCTGGAGACCAATGACTATAATATGtcagtttaaaatttaaactaaaaaaagctaatttaaactttaaattagcTTTCCAAGCactttaattattgttgtttaaaatatattttttgtaaaaaagacaGCTTTTGGCAGTAAAAAACTTaacctaattttaaaaatatcaagctaaatttaaaaaatataatgtatactgTATGTTCCTTTTTCGAGACAATCGATATAACAAAGTTTTGatcttagtagttttttttttatatagaattggaaggcggagcatatgggccacctgatgttaagtggtcaccaacgcccatagacattggcattgtaagaaatgttaaccatcgcttgcatcaccaatgcgccaccaaccttggaaactaagatgttatgtcccttgtgtctgttattacactggctcactcacccttcaaaccggaacacaacaataccacttggtattgttgtgttctggttacggtactgctgttttgcggtagaatatctgatgagtgggtggtatctacccagacgagcccgCACAAAGCTCAAAGTTTATTAGAATAATTTGTCAGGTTGGATTATTGCcgacataattaataataaaccatAAATATATACGCTGCCCCAGCCCAGCAATTAGAGagacatgtaataaaaataacttggttcaattatatttatccaCATCGTTATCGACGTTTTAGACAcaacatatattgttataaagttatttagaatttaattaagtCACAATACAGAACATAAACacagattgaaataaaacattttccagtttatttttatctttataaaaatattgacttatttatctagttcatatttataacttttctaAGGTTTAAATTCAGAATAATTGCATaagttacaaatttattttcgttCCTTTACTTATAAGATGttaggataaaaaataaaataacacaatttatataaaagcatttattttaaaacaatgtagGTAATATATTTTCTGATTCTTGGCAAAACAGTCTCACATAAGCAAGTCAACATTTGGCCTCTATTAAGAATAAACATAAGACAATAACATGCGCTGCCACAACtcacaaattataaaaactgaatattagataaataacaatataaaaggacatattaatataaaattatatctgtcTATTTTGCAGTTAGTGTTGCATCTCGATTGAGcaatcgtaatatttttactgttgtaaattattctaaattaaCGAGAATTAACATTACTAGAATTGACTCACAATATcagcaatatataaaaaaaccatctaccatagcttaataataattttcacagACGCAGACATTACAGTCCACAATGAGTTTGTGGTAttgtaatatgataaaatttgaGAATAAATGCACaacaaaaatagaatttaagTTGCCTttgtcttttataattataaaaatatttatataacaatttagaaATTATCATAACAGTTTTTCCTATAAACAATTTGGAATAATATTGCACGAGCTCAAAGCTAAATCATCATGTgcatcattattaatataaatactataaatatagcaACAAACCAACACAACTCTTCATATATTACACTTATGACTTGTATCGCTACCCCCCCATAGGACGACAACTGACTATATATATGGACcacagtaaatatttattagaactgAAGGAATACAATGAATTGCCCTCAAattccaattatatatatatttttcaatcttATTAATATCTTTACAAATAACATCAACAAACCCTGTGTTGTTGTCGACCTATACACACAACAATTAAACAATATAGTTGCTTTagtcaattttatatgtatatttatatatatacatatatatatatattaagtttattaataacaatcacAAAACGAGTCAATTTAGTACaatagtgtaaataaaaataaattctaattaaaaataataaattttcgaTAAATGACTAAAAAATTAAGacctaataaacaaaaaacaactaTATTATCTAATTTACCATCACACCCTAGTGTTGATttgttagaaaatattattttcacagCACAGGAACAAACACATTCTGGACTAAATAAAAATCTGAAAAtgataacaacattttttttttttttaaagactaGCACTTAATTTTGGCACAACACTGACCTCTCGGGGCACAGTGGCATCTATGTTGTtcttcttatatacataatttatagatGTATTGCTCAgtgaaaatatacttaataaaatatagatttttaacaAGTGCTCCACAAACATTTTATGACAAACAATCAGTTTGGGAACATTCTCGTTCTAATAATTACGTATTGCAAGCAAAAATAAGCCATAGAATTTTACTAACATTTGTGCCCAATGTGTCATGTTCGATGTATCGTTTCTTATTCAATTACGAAACCTTAAACAGTGATTGATTTTATCATTCACCGCAAACATGGACAGCTGCCATTACAGTCATAAAAtgcaaaataatgtatatttttagtaaaaaaaaaatattataaataataataaaaaaaacttatttgagtAAATAAATTCTCTGTTCCATTGCTCATTCAGTGCTTTTAAAACAGAGTGTAAAAATAATGAAGCCGAAGCGAAGTAAAAACGATTAATAAACCTTTAGCTTAGGTGTTTTGGCATGTATGAAATAGCTCCTGACGTACAATTCCCGACCACTCTTCGACCACTC contains:
- the LOC126770268 gene encoding putative aldehyde dehydrogenase family 7 member A1 homolog, with the translated sequence MNRVLCRSAITLLRLRLPMARNASTYLIDDPKYSFLKDLGLEKNNVGVFNGKWKANGQVIQSYSPANGKIIAEVQSASQADYESCATAAQDAWHAWSEMPAPARGEIVRQIGDALREKLQPLGQLVSLEMGKILPEAIGEVIEYIHVCDLALGLSRTLPGTIFPSERPGHVLIEKWNPLGAIGIITAFNFPVAVFGWNSAIAMVCGDVSVWKPSDTTPLTAVAVTKIVESVLVKNNIPGAVAALCVGGKDVGQTLVRDHRMKLVSFTGSTAVGQEVGVEVQRRFGRHLLELGGNNAIIVNSDANVELLLNAALFACAGTAGQRCTTTRRLLIHERLFPEVVSRLKKAYASVLPKIGDPLLNETLIGPLHTPAAVEAYKRTVAEAVKQGGTIEFGGKVIEREGYFVEPTIITGLPHDSPLVKSECFAPIVYCIKIPDLDTGIQYNNEVDQGLSSSLFTENLADVFKWIGPHGSDCGIVNVNIPTNGAEVGGAFGGEKATGGGRECGSDSWKNYMRRSTVTINYSGTIKLAQNIQFGD
- the LOC126770269 gene encoding rRNA N6-adenosine-methyltransferase Mettl5 translates to MSALMKLKTLEGHLGTLSGFSEPKIELEQYETPAHIAAVALYTMQTQYEALENKLVLDAGCGPGMLSIGASLLGAGMVVAMDIDDSALEVLEENIEEMEIPSIDAIQCDFLNSKHCRWENYFDSVLMNPPFGTKNNAGIDMKFLRMGLDLTCDSVYSLHKSSTRTHIQKKIKEWGVKGSVIAELRYNLPATYKFHRQQTRDIAVDLWKINHIHS